The following DNA comes from Anopheles arabiensis isolate DONGOLA chromosome 3, AaraD3, whole genome shotgun sequence.
ATCGTAACCGTAGCATTCGAAGCAGTGCCTATCACTGGCCATAACACTTGATACTGCCTTTAAGGAGTGTACTATGAGCCAAGTGATGGACCCAAATAACTTATCCGTTACTTCCTTACCACGCGTACCCTCAAGATAGAGACGCAAGTTTTGTACACTCCACTTGCCTCCATGATGGTTGTTATATTCACccttgaataatttattaaaattaatcatgTTTGTTAAACTCCATAATAAATAGTGATTCATTAACACTTACACCATGTTTCTGCACACTGACGTTAGTCAAGTGTACATACATGTTGTCCAACTCCGTAACACTTGTGTCGTATTTCACCGTACAAAAGCGGCAGAATCCCAAACGAAACAAGTATGCTTTCAGCGGACGAAATGATGTCACAAGAACGTACAATCGAAGATCAAATTTTTTACCACCAATTAACAGCGGGTTCTCGATGTACCTAGTGTAAAAATAGAGTATAGTAAAcaatcattattaaattagGATTCTTTTAATTCCGCTTTctttttgccttcttttaaCTACCTTGAAATAACGTAGCTCTCTTTGCCGATTTGAGGATGAAAtgacgtttttgcttctctcGACCAGCGTTTCAATTTGGACAATTTATTGATTAAGAAAATACCAGCACCTTGTGACTTACCGCATGGTTTCATAATCCATGTACTTTGAGGATTTTTTCTGTACTCTTCCACAAACATGTTATAGTCTGCTGGCAGGACAAACGTGATCGGTATGAAATCTAAATACAAATATTTTGAGCCACCGGGAATGTTTGCTTCAGTTTTTTCTGCCAACGGATTCCCATCTCGTTCAAGGTCCTTCCGATAGCGTTTTATATTCTTCACCAGTAAATCTTTCCTTGATAACTCGTAATGGTTCGGAAAATGATTTATGAGCTGATTATCGTGCATACGGTATCCACTGTCAACGCTGAATATATTGCGACAGGTGCCAGTTCCAGCCCAGTAGAAATTCCAATCGTCATCCGCCGTAACTTGTACCCAGCCGCGCTTTTCAAAATTGCTTATCAGAACCGATTTATCGAGATCGGTGCAGAAACAGATTTTCATCCGATCGTGACCTGTGGCAAGCCTAGCATATGTTAGCAGTCGTGATCCATCGAAATTGAGAAGAgaataaaaatgatgaacAAAACGTTAAGTAACAAATCACACAAACCTCGTCTCATTTTTCGCTGATATTTGTTTCCTTCCATCTACTCTTCATTACAACTGATACTGTACTGTGGGTGATAGGTGTTATACCCTACTAGATAGTAAAAAGGAGAATGATATTTTTGGCAAGAATACTTGCACAAAAGTGGTTCATATCGAATCAATACTAAACTGCCCTTATTATGAATATAGTTGTGTCCCTTTCACCCTATTGATTTATGTATGTACGTTAACCCACATCGATCACTCGTCAGGCCTACTtaacaaacacattgcaaaaagcaatagaaaaaaactgaCTGCCAGTTATTTTACACACGCCATGACATCAAATCACCCAACACTATTCTAGATACGTTCAGAAACCAAGCCGTAGAACTAAGTTTTGGCTTACCTGCCATACATCGTAGCGAGGTTCGTTGACACTCTTTTCGGTTCCATCGACATCTCACTTATACTTCATTACTTACgctttcataaaaaaaatacgtttCGATTTATTTCTaccttcacgaaatccaaaaATCTTAAAGATCAGCAAGcttcttttaaaaattaataaactaaacattACCCTTGGCCACAATACGCACCATACGCAATAGATTTCATCGTAAAGTTATAGAACAGCAATCATTCAATTATTGTATAGTATTTTAGTACAAAACGGCAGATCTTTGTAATGTAAGTGAAATGAGAATCTAAAAAACATAAGTTATAATAACAAAATGTTGTG
Coding sequences within:
- the LOC120902066 gene encoding probable tubulin polyglutamylase TTLL1 isoform X3 — encoded protein: MKICFCTDLDKSVLISNFEKRGWVQVTADDDWNFYWAGTGTCRNIFSVDSGYRMHDNQLINHFPNHYELSRKDLLVKNIKRYRKDLERDGNPLAEKTEANIPGGSKYLYLDFIPITFVLPADYNMFVEEYRKNPQSTWIMKPCGKSQGAGIFLINKLSKLKRWSREAKTSFHPQIGKESYVISRYIENPLLIGGKKFDLRLYVLVTSFRPLKAYLFRLGFCRFCTVKYDTSVTELDNMYVHLTNVSVQKHGGEYNNHHGGKWSVQNLRLYLEGTRGKEVTDKLFGSITWLIVHSLKAVSSVMASDRHCFECYGYDIIIDNTLKPWLVEVNASPSLTSTTANDRILKYKLIDNILSIVLPPDGVPDVRWSKIPSPDMLGNFDLLIDEEIAAQDDSIHNSNNGKHRSNSNRWK
- the LOC120902066 gene encoding probable tubulin polyglutamylase TTLL1 isoform X2; amino-acid sequence: MEGNKYQRKMRRGHDRMKICFCTDLDKSVLISNFEKRGWVQVTADDDWNFYWAGTGTCRNIFSVDSGYRMHDNQLINHFPNHYELSRKDLLVKNIKRYRKDLERDGNPLAEKTEANIPGGSKYLYLDFIPITFVLPADYNMFVEEYRKNPQSTWIMKPCGKSQGAGIFLINKLSKLKRWSREAKTSFHPQIGKESYVISRYIENPLLIGGKKFDLRLYVLVTSFRPLKAYLFRLGFCRFCTVKYDTSVTELDNMYVHLTNVSVQKHGGEYNNHHGGKWSVQNLRLYLEGTRGKEVTDKLFGSITWLIVHSLKAVSSVMASDRHCFECYGYDIIIDNTLKPWLVEVNASPSLTSTTANDRILKYKLIDNILSIVLPPDGVPDVRWSKIPSPDMLGNFDLLIDEEIAAQDDSIHNSNNGKHRSNSNRWK
- the LOC120902066 gene encoding probable tubulin polyglutamylase TTLL1 isoform X1 produces the protein MSMEPKRVSTNLATMYGRLATGHDRMKICFCTDLDKSVLISNFEKRGWVQVTADDDWNFYWAGTGTCRNIFSVDSGYRMHDNQLINHFPNHYELSRKDLLVKNIKRYRKDLERDGNPLAEKTEANIPGGSKYLYLDFIPITFVLPADYNMFVEEYRKNPQSTWIMKPCGKSQGAGIFLINKLSKLKRWSREAKTSFHPQIGKESYVISRYIENPLLIGGKKFDLRLYVLVTSFRPLKAYLFRLGFCRFCTVKYDTSVTELDNMYVHLTNVSVQKHGGEYNNHHGGKWSVQNLRLYLEGTRGKEVTDKLFGSITWLIVHSLKAVSSVMASDRHCFECYGYDIIIDNTLKPWLVEVNASPSLTSTTANDRILKYKLIDNILSIVLPPDGVPDVRWSKIPSPDMLGNFDLLIDEEIAAQDDSIHNSNNGKHRSNSNRWK